In one window of Protaetiibacter larvae DNA:
- a CDS encoding ThuA domain-containing protein: MTRAVLFAGGGDYRDPWHPFAESAERLAEALASEDLPLTTVDTVDALAARLPDAGLLVLQAGSGDEANPRDDELLALVRAHLERGRPLLALHASGGMLPEHAAWQTLLGGRWVRDVSWHPEHGEAEVLVADHPITAGLGDFTVLDERYTDLALQPGIAVLAEHEEAGARHPLAWAHRVDAARVVYDALGHDARSYDSAERVALLRRELAWLLDET, from the coding sequence GTGACCCGGGCGGTTCTCTTCGCGGGCGGCGGCGACTACCGCGACCCCTGGCATCCGTTCGCCGAGTCGGCGGAGCGGCTCGCCGAGGCACTTGCGAGCGAGGACCTCCCGCTCACGACCGTCGACACGGTCGACGCACTGGCCGCGAGGCTGCCGGATGCCGGGCTGCTCGTGCTGCAGGCCGGGAGCGGCGACGAAGCGAACCCCCGCGACGACGAGCTGCTCGCGCTCGTCCGCGCGCACCTCGAGCGCGGCCGGCCCCTGCTCGCGCTTCATGCCAGCGGTGGCATGCTGCCCGAGCACGCGGCGTGGCAGACGCTGCTCGGCGGGCGCTGGGTGCGGGACGTCAGCTGGCATCCCGAGCATGGCGAAGCCGAGGTGCTGGTCGCCGACCACCCGATCACGGCCGGCCTCGGCGACTTCACGGTGCTCGACGAGCGCTACACCGACCTCGCCCTGCAGCCGGGGATCGCGGTGCTCGCCGAGCACGAAGAAGCCGGCGCACGGCATCCGCTCGCCTGGGCGCACCGGGTGGACGCGGCTCGGGTGGTCTACGACGCGCTCGGCCACGACGCCCGCTCGTACGACAGCGCGGAGCGTGTCGCGCTGCTGCGACGCGAGCTCGCGTGGCTGCTGGACGAGACCTGA
- a CDS encoding cyclase family protein has protein sequence MSAVEPQYRAHFDARVAFANGGGLSAEGFRIDLPHPEVDARDVGRLFVQHLGLALVGSVEITGLEIVEERHRGTRGVETAAPAPGRRVVDLSHVIREGLVTYPGLPAPVITPHLTREDSRGHYAEGTEFAMDIITMIGNTGTYLDSPWHRYAGGPDLAGLELASLVDLPAEVFHLTDLTTRGIPAEVLFDREVRGKAVLLHTGWDRLFGTPEYGVDAPFLTAEGVSYLVEQGAALVGIDSLNIDDVVPHGERPAHSGLLGAGIHVVEHLTNLGALPPSGARFTAAPPPVEGFGTFPVRAYATLP, from the coding sequence GTGTCCGCAGTTGAACCGCAGTACCGTGCCCATTTCGACGCGAGAGTCGCGTTCGCGAACGGCGGCGGGCTGAGCGCCGAGGGCTTCCGGATCGACCTGCCGCATCCCGAGGTCGACGCGAGGGACGTGGGGCGGCTGTTCGTGCAGCACCTCGGCCTCGCGCTCGTCGGCTCGGTCGAGATCACCGGCCTCGAGATCGTGGAGGAGCGGCATCGCGGAACGCGCGGCGTCGAGACGGCGGCCCCGGCACCCGGGCGCCGCGTGGTCGACCTCAGCCACGTGATCCGCGAGGGGCTGGTGACCTACCCCGGACTGCCGGCACCCGTCATCACCCCGCACCTCACCCGCGAGGACTCGCGCGGGCACTACGCCGAGGGCACCGAGTTCGCGATGGACATCATCACGATGATCGGCAACACCGGCACCTACCTCGACAGCCCGTGGCACCGCTACGCGGGCGGGCCCGACCTCGCCGGCCTCGAGCTCGCGAGCCTCGTCGACCTGCCCGCCGAGGTGTTCCACCTGACGGACCTGACCACGCGCGGCATCCCCGCCGAGGTGCTCTTCGACCGGGAGGTCCGCGGCAAGGCGGTGCTGCTGCACACCGGGTGGGATCGTCTGTTCGGCACCCCCGAGTACGGCGTGGATGCGCCGTTCCTCACGGCGGAGGGGGTGAGCTACCTCGTGGAGCAGGGCGCTGCGCTCGTCGGCATCGACTCGCTCAACATCGACGACGTGGTGCCGCATGGTGAGCGCCCCGCCCACAGCGGGCTGCTGGGGGCCGGCATCCACGTGGTGGAGCACCTCACCAACCTCGGCGCGCTGCCGCCGTCCGGGGCGCGCTTCACGGCGGCCCCGCCGCCGGTCGAGGGCTTCGGCACCTTCCCGGTGCGGGCCTACGCGACCCTCCCCTGA
- a CDS encoding amino acid permease — translation MSSTTTHPAAAPPSAGTGRVGLPTASALYIAAVLGTGILVLPGLGVEAAGPASILAVAIVLVLSIPLAGTFAALAGRYPDGGGVATFARLALGETAARATGYWFLFGVGFGAPVVAALGGEYLTATLGIGRGWVAVIGIGFLVVALALGLLGLKVSGAVQLGLSALLVALVVGVIATAAPAVQPANFTPFLPHGWAGVALAVSLFVWAFAGGEAIVHIAHEFRNPRRTILWATVIALTVVGAAYLALQFVTVGVLGAGGSSSAVPLIDLVAVNLPGLGPAVIGGIATLVVLGVLNAYIPAFANLAASLGRDGHLPRWLAKGAEGGAVPRRALVLVAAITLGYSAVFFGFGLDLQTFILIHTSSMVAVYAIGMVAAVRLLTRFSVGWWMAVVSVVLTLALLALAWSHLLVPALIALAAIAVTVIRRIRVRS, via the coding sequence ATGAGCAGCACCACGACGCACCCCGCCGCCGCGCCGCCCTCGGCCGGCACAGGGCGCGTGGGGCTGCCGACCGCATCCGCCCTGTACATCGCCGCGGTGCTCGGCACCGGCATCCTCGTGCTCCCCGGGCTCGGGGTCGAGGCGGCGGGACCCGCCTCGATCCTCGCCGTCGCGATCGTGCTCGTGCTGTCGATCCCGCTCGCCGGAACCTTCGCGGCGCTCGCCGGACGCTACCCGGACGGCGGCGGCGTCGCCACCTTCGCGCGCCTCGCACTCGGCGAGACCGCCGCACGCGCCACCGGATACTGGTTCCTCTTCGGCGTCGGCTTCGGCGCCCCCGTCGTGGCGGCGCTCGGCGGCGAATACCTCACGGCCACCCTCGGCATCGGACGCGGCTGGGTCGCCGTGATCGGCATCGGCTTCCTCGTGGTCGCCCTCGCGCTCGGGCTGCTCGGCCTCAAGGTCTCGGGTGCCGTACAGCTCGGCCTCTCGGCGCTGCTGGTCGCACTCGTGGTCGGCGTCATCGCCACGGCCGCGCCCGCCGTCCAGCCCGCCAACTTCACCCCGTTCCTGCCCCACGGCTGGGCGGGCGTCGCCCTCGCGGTGAGCCTCTTCGTGTGGGCGTTCGCGGGCGGCGAGGCGATCGTGCACATCGCGCACGAGTTCCGCAACCCGCGCCGCACCATCCTGTGGGCCACCGTCATCGCGCTCACCGTCGTCGGGGCCGCCTACCTCGCCCTGCAGTTCGTCACCGTCGGCGTGCTCGGCGCGGGCGGCTCGAGCAGCGCCGTGCCGCTCATCGACCTCGTCGCGGTCAACCTGCCCGGGCTCGGCCCCGCCGTCATCGGCGGCATCGCGACCCTCGTCGTGCTGGGGGTGCTCAACGCCTACATCCCCGCGTTCGCCAACCTCGCCGCGTCCCTCGGGCGTGACGGACACCTCCCGCGCTGGCTCGCGAAAGGCGCCGAGGGGGGCGCTGTGCCGCGCCGCGCGCTCGTGCTCGTCGCGGCGATCACGCTCGGCTACTCCGCGGTGTTCTTCGGGTTCGGTCTCGACCTGCAGACCTTCATCCTCATCCACACGAGCTCGATGGTGGCGGTCTACGCGATCGGCATGGTCGCGGCCGTGCGGCTGCTCACCCGATTCAGCGTCGGCTGGTGGATGGCGGTGGTCTCGGTCGTGCTGACCCTGGCACTGCTCGCGCTCGCCTGGTCGCATCTGCTCGTCCCCGCCCTCATCGCCCTCGCCGCCATCGCGGTGACCGTCATCCGGAGGATCCGTGTCCGCAGTTGA
- a CDS encoding ABC transporter ATP-binding protein: MSMGMGGGRGGGGGRGVGNRDAEVQRAENATAPRIPNLLRRIGELFAPFRVPLTITIVLVLVSAGLGVLPPLLTQRAFDEGLFPPSGVPDVPVLLWLVGGMVALWLVSAALGVWQTYLTAKVGNSVMGVLRVRLFSHLQAMELGFFTRTKTGVIQSRLQNDVGGVASVLNNTVSSVVGNTVTVVGALVAMLLLSWQLTVVAVVLLPALILAQRRVGQVRARIATQTQESLSEMTAITQETLSVSGILLAKTFNRQPAEIGRYAAENDRQIALQVRQQMSGQWFFAVVGVFMSVVPAVVYLVAAWLILQEIPVTAGTIVAFTTVQARLMFPLMGLLRVALDLQTSRALFARIFEYLDLVPAITDAPDAREVDASRVGAVEFREVTFRYPDAAPDAPGTLQQVSFRIEPGQYVAFVGPSGAGKTTVSYLVPRLYEASEGAVLFAGDDVRALRHASLVDHVGVVSQETYLFHATIAENLRYAKPDATDGELEAAARSANIHDTIASFPDGYDTIVGERGYRLSGGEKQRVAIARVLLKDPAVLILDEATSALDTVSERIVQSALDEASRGRTTIAIAHRLSTVVDADVIHVVKAGRIVESGTHGQLLALDGEYARLFAEQLAAVSLPVASSPPPSDSATQEPQQIRAAAPPFPAEDPELREGDFG; the protein is encoded by the coding sequence ATGAGCATGGGGATGGGCGGCGGCCGCGGCGGTGGGGGCGGCCGCGGGGTCGGCAACCGGGATGCCGAGGTGCAGCGGGCCGAGAACGCCACGGCGCCCCGCATCCCGAACCTGCTGCGGCGCATCGGCGAACTGTTCGCGCCGTTCCGGGTGCCGCTCACCATCACCATCGTGCTCGTGCTGGTCTCGGCGGGCCTCGGGGTGCTGCCGCCGCTGCTCACCCAGCGCGCCTTCGACGAGGGCCTGTTCCCGCCGTCCGGCGTCCCGGACGTGCCGGTGCTGCTGTGGCTCGTGGGCGGGATGGTCGCGTTGTGGCTCGTGTCGGCGGCGCTCGGCGTCTGGCAGACCTACCTCACGGCGAAGGTCGGCAACTCGGTGATGGGCGTGCTGCGGGTGCGGCTGTTCAGCCACCTGCAGGCGATGGAGCTCGGATTCTTCACGCGCACCAAGACGGGCGTCATCCAGTCGCGGCTGCAGAACGACGTGGGCGGCGTGGCGAGCGTGCTCAACAACACCGTCTCGAGCGTCGTGGGCAACACCGTGACGGTGGTGGGCGCTCTCGTGGCGATGCTGCTGCTCAGCTGGCAGCTCACGGTCGTGGCGGTCGTGCTGCTGCCGGCGCTCATCCTGGCCCAGCGGCGGGTGGGGCAGGTGCGCGCGCGCATCGCCACGCAGACGCAGGAGTCGTTGTCGGAGATGACGGCGATCACCCAGGAGACCCTCTCCGTGTCGGGCATCCTGCTCGCCAAGACCTTCAACCGCCAGCCCGCCGAGATCGGGCGCTACGCCGCCGAGAACGACCGGCAGATCGCCCTGCAGGTGCGGCAGCAGATGAGCGGCCAGTGGTTCTTCGCCGTGGTCGGGGTGTTCATGTCGGTGGTTCCCGCGGTCGTGTACCTCGTGGCCGCGTGGCTGATCCTGCAAGAGATCCCGGTGACCGCCGGCACGATCGTGGCCTTCACGACCGTGCAGGCACGGCTCATGTTCCCCCTCATGGGCCTGCTGCGGGTGGCGCTCGACCTGCAGACCTCGCGGGCGCTGTTCGCGCGCATCTTCGAATACCTCGACCTCGTGCCCGCGATCACCGACGCCCCCGACGCGCGGGAGGTCGACGCGTCTCGGGTGGGGGCGGTCGAGTTCCGCGAGGTGACCTTCCGCTATCCGGACGCCGCCCCCGATGCGCCGGGCACCCTGCAGCAGGTGTCGTTCCGGATCGAGCCCGGGCAGTACGTGGCCTTCGTCGGACCCTCGGGGGCCGGCAAGACGACCGTGTCGTATCTCGTGCCGCGACTGTACGAGGCGAGCGAGGGCGCGGTCCTGTTCGCGGGAGACGATGTGCGGGCGCTGCGGCACGCATCCCTCGTCGACCACGTCGGGGTCGTGAGCCAGGAGACCTACCTCTTCCACGCGACGATCGCCGAGAACCTGCGGTACGCGAAGCCCGACGCCACCGACGGCGAGCTCGAGGCGGCGGCGCGCTCCGCCAACATCCACGACACGATCGCGTCGTTCCCCGACGGCTACGACACCATCGTGGGGGAGCGCGGCTACCGGCTCTCGGGCGGCGAGAAGCAGCGGGTGGCCATCGCCCGGGTGCTGCTCAAGGATCCCGCGGTGCTCATCCTCGACGAGGCGACGAGCGCGCTCGACACCGTGTCGGAGCGCATCGTGCAGTCGGCCCTCGACGAGGCATCCCGGGGTCGCACCACGATCGCGATCGCGCACCGGCTGTCGACCGTGGTGGATGCCGATGTCATCCACGTGGTGAAGGCGGGCCGCATCGTCGAGTCGGGCACGCACGGGCAGCTGCTCGCCCTCGACGGCGAGTACGCGCGCCTGTTCGCGGAGCAGCTCGCGGCGGTGAGCCTGCCCGTCGCGTCGTCGCCGCCCCCGTCAGATTCCGCAACTCAGGAGCCGCAGCAGATCCGGGCGGCTGCGCCCCCGTTTCCGGCAGAAGATCCTGAGTTGCGAGAGGGGGACTTCGGGTAG
- a CDS encoding carbohydrate ABC transporter permease has protein sequence MSAEVVPPEVAGAEVAEPKTHRVKRRLTSRGATVAALVIALVWTIPTFGIFVSSFRPAELIQDTGWWTIFQNPGFTLDNYKDVLLSPSQSSPQLGAYFVNSLAIAIPATIFPLTFASMAAYAFAWMRFKGVGVLFIVVFALQIVPLQMALVPLLQFFSTWLKPGQQWLHDIIPIIPEQNYLPVWIAHTIFGLPLAIFLLHNFISEIPNEVIEAARVDGASHGQIFFRIVLPLAVPAIASVAIFQFLWVWNDLLVALIFSGGTQDVAPLTQRLAELVGSRGQEWHRLTAGAFVSLVIPLIVFFSLQRYFVRGLLAGSTKG, from the coding sequence ATGAGCGCCGAGGTCGTGCCTCCCGAGGTGGCCGGCGCCGAGGTCGCCGAGCCGAAGACCCACCGGGTGAAGAGGCGGCTCACCTCGCGCGGTGCGACGGTCGCGGCGCTCGTCATCGCGCTCGTGTGGACGATCCCCACCTTCGGGATCTTCGTGTCGTCGTTCCGGCCGGCCGAGCTCATCCAGGACACCGGCTGGTGGACGATCTTCCAGAACCCCGGCTTCACGCTCGACAACTACAAGGACGTGCTGCTCTCGCCGTCGCAGTCCTCGCCGCAGCTGGGCGCGTACTTCGTCAACTCGCTCGCGATCGCGATCCCGGCGACGATCTTCCCGCTCACCTTCGCCTCGATGGCCGCCTACGCCTTCGCGTGGATGCGCTTCAAGGGCGTCGGCGTGCTGTTCATCGTCGTGTTCGCGCTGCAGATCGTGCCGCTGCAGATGGCCCTCGTGCCGCTGCTGCAGTTCTTCTCCACCTGGCTCAAGCCGGGCCAGCAGTGGCTGCACGACATCATCCCGATCATCCCCGAGCAGAACTACCTGCCGGTGTGGATCGCGCACACGATCTTCGGGCTGCCGCTCGCGATCTTCCTGCTGCACAACTTCATCTCCGAGATCCCGAACGAGGTGATCGAGGCGGCTCGGGTGGACGGCGCGAGCCACGGGCAGATCTTCTTCCGGATCGTGCTGCCGCTCGCGGTGCCGGCGATCGCCTCGGTGGCGATCTTCCAGTTCCTCTGGGTGTGGAACGACCTGCTGGTGGCGCTCATCTTCTCCGGCGGCACCCAGGATGTGGCCCCGCTGACGCAACGATTGGCGGAGCTCGTCGGATCGCGCGGGCAGGAATGGCATCGCCTGACGGCGGGTGCGTTCGTCTCGCTCGTGATCCCGCTCATCGTGTTCTTCTCGCTGCAGCGCTACTTCGTGCGCGGCCTGCTCGCCGGCTCCACAAAGGGCTGA
- the xylB gene encoding xylulokinase has protein sequence MTLVAGVDSSTQSCKVVVRDAETGEVVRTGRATHPAGTEVPPAAWWDALLAAIADAGGLDDVAAISIGGQQHGMVVLDADGRVIRDALLWNDTRSAQAARELIAEFGAAELARRTGSVPVASFTATKLRWLRDAEPENAARVAAVALPHDWLSWRLRGYGPADESPLGPDLEALATDRSDASGTSYWSPATGDYDRELLIASLGHDAVLPRVAGPAESIGATVALPGIPAGLVVGAGAGDNAAAALGLGAQAGDVVVSIGTSGTVFAVTDTATADETGTVAGFADASGVYLPLVATLNAARVLDKIASLLGVDHDGLGQLALAAEPGSGGLVLQPYFEGERTPNLPDATATLFGLTLAATTRENLARAAIEGMLCGLADGLDAVRRLGVTASRILLVGGAAANPAVSQIAAEVFDAPVEVPEPGEYVAFGATVQAAWALTGARPSWSVATLARPDAAPVPLIREQYAARAAVAS, from the coding sequence GTGACGCTCGTCGCGGGAGTCGATTCGTCGACCCAGAGTTGCAAGGTCGTCGTGCGCGACGCCGAGACCGGTGAGGTGGTGCGCACCGGGCGTGCCACGCACCCGGCAGGCACCGAGGTGCCCCCCGCCGCGTGGTGGGACGCGCTGCTCGCCGCCATCGCGGATGCCGGCGGACTCGACGACGTCGCCGCCATCTCGATCGGCGGCCAGCAGCACGGCATGGTCGTACTGGATGCCGACGGTCGCGTCATCCGCGACGCCCTGCTCTGGAACGACACCCGCTCGGCGCAGGCCGCGCGCGAGCTCATCGCCGAGTTCGGCGCCGCCGAGCTCGCCCGTCGCACCGGCAGTGTGCCCGTCGCGTCATTCACGGCCACCAAGCTGCGCTGGCTGCGCGACGCCGAGCCGGAGAACGCGGCCCGCGTCGCCGCGGTCGCGCTCCCCCACGACTGGTTGAGCTGGCGCCTGCGCGGCTACGGCCCCGCCGACGAGAGCCCGCTCGGCCCCGACCTCGAGGCCCTCGCGACCGACCGCTCCGACGCATCCGGCACCAGCTACTGGAGCCCCGCGACCGGCGACTACGACCGCGAACTGCTCATCGCCTCCCTCGGCCACGACGCGGTGCTCCCCCGCGTCGCCGGCCCCGCGGAGTCCATCGGCGCGACGGTCGCGCTTCCCGGAATCCCGGCCGGCCTCGTGGTGGGTGCCGGTGCGGGTGACAATGCGGCGGCGGCGCTCGGCCTGGGCGCACAGGCCGGCGACGTCGTCGTGTCGATCGGCACGAGCGGCACCGTGTTCGCGGTGACCGACACCGCGACCGCCGACGAGACCGGCACGGTCGCCGGCTTCGCGGACGCCTCGGGCGTCTACCTGCCGCTCGTCGCGACCCTCAACGCCGCCCGCGTGCTCGACAAGATCGCCTCGCTGCTGGGCGTCGACCACGACGGTCTCGGGCAGCTCGCACTCGCCGCGGAGCCGGGATCTGGAGGCCTCGTGCTGCAGCCCTACTTCGAGGGCGAGCGCACCCCGAACCTGCCCGACGCCACGGCGACCCTCTTCGGCCTCACCCTCGCCGCGACCACGCGCGAGAACCTCGCGCGCGCGGCCATCGAGGGGATGCTGTGCGGACTCGCCGACGGCCTGGATGCCGTGCGCCGCCTCGGCGTGACCGCCTCGCGCATCCTGCTGGTGGGTGGCGCGGCCGCCAACCCCGCGGTGTCGCAGATCGCGGCCGAAGTGTTCGACGCACCCGTCGAGGTGCCGGAACCGGGCGAGTACGTGGCCTTCGGCGCCACCGTGCAGGCCGCGTGGGCGCTCACGGGCGCCCGGCCGAGCTGGTCGGTCGCGACCCTCGCGCGCCCGGATGCCGCCCCCGTGCCGCTCATCCGCGAGCAGTACGCGGCGCGCGCCGCCGTGGCATCCTGA
- a CDS encoding carbohydrate ABC transporter permease: MTTADLLGKILQIVMGLVVFAAIVGLLIFFIDKAPKRGRDYWQLVGFLAPAMILLAIGLIYPAIRTTGLAFLDKQGVFSWDNFVWAFTQPAAVRTLINTIIWVLLVPTLSTVLGLAYAVFIDRSRGERVFKALVFMPMAISFVGAGIIWKFVYEYRSAGREQIGLLNAIGVAFGGEPVQWLQTDPINTILLIVVMIWIQTGFAMVILSAAIKGIPTEQIEAAELDGTNAWQRFRNVTIPGIRGALVVVLTTISIATLKVFDIVRTMTQGNFNTSVIANEMYTQAFRASEIGRGSALAVILFVLVTPIVIYNVNVLRKQREIR, translated from the coding sequence ATGACCACCGCCGACCTGCTCGGGAAGATCCTGCAAATCGTCATGGGGCTCGTGGTCTTCGCCGCGATCGTCGGGCTGCTGATCTTCTTCATCGACAAGGCGCCCAAGAGGGGCCGCGACTACTGGCAGCTCGTGGGCTTCCTCGCCCCCGCCATGATCCTGCTGGCGATCGGGCTCATCTACCCCGCCATCCGCACCACGGGCCTCGCCTTCCTCGACAAGCAGGGCGTGTTCAGCTGGGACAACTTCGTCTGGGCCTTCACCCAGCCGGCCGCCGTGCGCACCCTCATCAACACGATCATCTGGGTGCTGCTCGTGCCCACCCTCTCGACCGTGCTCGGTCTCGCCTACGCGGTGTTCATCGACCGCTCGCGCGGCGAGCGCGTCTTCAAGGCTCTCGTGTTCATGCCCATGGCGATCTCGTTCGTGGGCGCCGGCATCATCTGGAAGTTCGTCTACGAGTACCGCTCCGCGGGGCGCGAGCAGATCGGCCTGCTCAACGCGATCGGGGTGGCGTTCGGGGGCGAGCCGGTGCAGTGGCTGCAGACCGACCCCATCAACACCATCCTGCTCATCGTCGTCATGATCTGGATCCAGACCGGATTCGCCATGGTGATCCTGAGCGCCGCGATCAAGGGCATCCCGACCGAGCAGATCGAGGCGGCGGAACTGGACGGCACCAACGCCTGGCAGCGCTTCCGCAACGTGACCATCCCCGGCATCCGCGGGGCACTCGTGGTCGTGCTGACGACCATCTCGATCGCCACCCTCAAGGTGTTCGACATCGTACGCACCATGACGCAGGGCAACTTCAACACGAGCGTCATCGCCAACGAGATGTACACGCAGGCGTTCCGGGCATCCGAGATCGGGCGCGGTTCGGCGCTCGCGGTGATCCTGTTCGTGCTCGTCACTCCGATCGTCATCTACAACGTCAACGTGCTCCGCAAGCAGAGGGAGATCCGATGA
- a CDS encoding cystathionine gamma-synthase, which yields MSPDQSAHDFDFATRAIRAGQAFDPTTGAVIPPLYLTTTFVQDGIGGFRSGYEYTRGGNPTRTSLETQLASLEGADRGFSFASGLAAEDTLLRAILTPGDHVLMGNDVYGGTHRLVTWVHVPWGVGLSTVEMGELDAVRAAIRPETRVVWLETPSNPLMKITDIAAVAEIAHAAGAVVVVDNTFASPYLQQPLALGADVVVHSTTKYLGGHSDVLGGAVLLNSGIEVRGEDLADRVAFLQFGVGPVSGPLDAWLTTRGIKTLHVRMDRHSANAQALAEALVGHPKLARVYYPGLPEHPGHELAARQMRSFGGMLSIELHDEASARGFAESTQLFQLAESLGGIESLVCYPSEMTHASVRGTALEVSPAVVRLSVGLEGADDLIADVLDTLARV from the coding sequence ATGAGCCCCGACCAGTCCGCCCACGACTTCGACTTCGCCACCCGCGCCATCCGCGCCGGCCAGGCGTTCGATCCGACCACGGGCGCCGTCATCCCGCCGCTGTACCTCACCACGACCTTCGTGCAGGACGGCATTGGCGGTTTCCGGAGCGGCTACGAGTACACCCGCGGCGGCAACCCCACCCGCACCTCGCTCGAGACGCAGCTCGCCTCGCTGGAGGGGGCCGACCGCGGGTTCAGCTTCGCCTCGGGGCTCGCCGCCGAGGACACCCTGCTGCGCGCGATCCTCACCCCGGGCGACCACGTGCTCATGGGCAACGACGTGTACGGCGGCACCCACCGGCTCGTCACCTGGGTACATGTGCCCTGGGGCGTCGGGCTCAGCACTGTCGAGATGGGCGAGCTCGATGCGGTGCGCGCGGCGATCCGCCCCGAGACGCGTGTGGTCTGGCTCGAGACGCCGTCGAACCCGCTCATGAAGATCACCGACATCGCGGCCGTCGCCGAGATCGCGCATGCCGCGGGGGCGGTCGTCGTGGTCGACAACACCTTCGCGAGCCCCTACCTGCAGCAGCCGCTCGCGCTCGGCGCCGACGTGGTCGTGCACTCGACCACCAAGTACCTCGGCGGACACTCGGATGTGCTGGGCGGCGCGGTGCTGCTGAACTCGGGTATCGAGGTGCGGGGCGAGGATCTCGCCGACCGCGTGGCCTTCCTGCAGTTCGGGGTGGGCCCGGTGTCGGGTCCGCTCGACGCCTGGCTCACGACCCGCGGCATCAAGACGCTGCACGTGCGGATGGATCGGCACTCCGCGAACGCGCAGGCGCTCGCCGAGGCGCTCGTCGGGCACCCGAAGCTCGCGCGGGTCTACTACCCGGGCCTGCCGGAGCATCCCGGGCACGAGCTCGCCGCGCGGCAGATGCGCTCCTTCGGCGGCATGCTCTCGATCGAGCTGCACGACGAGGCGTCGGCTCGGGGGTTCGCGGAGTCGACGCAGCTGTTCCAGCTCGCGGAGTCGCTCGGCGGCATCGAGTCGCTCGTGTGCTACCCCTCCGAGATGACGCACGCCTCGGTGCGCGGCACCGCGCTCGAGGTGTCGCCGGCCGTCGTGCGGCTGTCGGTGGGGCTCGAGGGCGCCGACGACCTGATCGCCGACGTGCTCGACACCCTCGCCCGCGTCTGA
- a CDS encoding cystathionine beta-synthase: MKYAETVLDLVGNTPLVKLHSVTDGISATVLVKVEYVNPGGSSKDRIAQRIIDAAEREGKLKPGGTIVEPTSGNTGIGLALVAQQRGYRCVFVCPDKVSEDKINTLRAYGAEVVVCPTSVAPESPDSYYSVSDRLAREIPGAFKPDQYSNPNGPLSHYETTGPEIWRDTDGKVTHYVAGVGTGGTISGAGRFLKEQNPAIRVIGADPEGSVYSGGTGRPYLVEGVGEDFWPTAYDPTVVDEIIASSDAESFEYTRRLAREEGLLVGGSSGLAVASGLKAARALGPDDVMVILLPDGGRGYLGKVFNDRWMRSYGFLPAEEEKSVADLVGTKAPEVAGLVHVHPSDTVRHVIDKMRRFDISQMPVLSAEPPVVMGEVVGSIDEKSLIDAVFSGRAQLTDALAEFVRPALPLIGMNDSITAAREALTASDALLVTADGKPAAVVTRHDLLAFLSE, from the coding sequence ATGAAGTACGCCGAGACGGTGCTCGACCTCGTGGGCAACACCCCGCTCGTGAAGCTCCACTCCGTGACCGACGGGATCTCGGCGACCGTTCTCGTGAAGGTCGAGTACGTGAACCCCGGCGGCTCGTCCAAGGACCGCATCGCGCAGCGCATCATCGACGCGGCGGAGCGCGAGGGCAAGCTGAAGCCGGGCGGCACCATCGTGGAGCCGACCTCCGGCAACACCGGCATCGGTCTCGCGCTCGTCGCCCAGCAGCGGGGCTACCGCTGCGTGTTCGTGTGCCCCGACAAGGTCTCCGAAGACAAGATCAACACCCTCCGCGCCTACGGTGCCGAGGTGGTCGTCTGCCCCACCTCGGTCGCGCCCGAGAGCCCCGACTCCTACTACTCGGTGAGCGACCGGCTGGCGCGCGAGATCCCGGGCGCGTTCAAGCCCGACCAGTACTCCAACCCCAACGGGCCGCTCAGCCACTACGAGACGACCGGCCCCGAGATCTGGCGCGACACCGACGGCAAGGTCACGCACTACGTCGCGGGCGTCGGCACCGGCGGCACCATCTCGGGGGCGGGCAGGTTCCTCAAGGAGCAGAACCCCGCCATCCGCGTGATCGGCGCCGACCCCGAGGGCTCGGTCTACTCGGGCGGCACCGGGCGGCCCTACCTCGTGGAGGGCGTGGGGGAGGACTTCTGGCCGACCGCCTACGACCCCACCGTCGTGGATGAGATCATCGCGTCCTCCGACGCCGAGTCGTTCGAGTACACCCGCCGCCTCGCGCGCGAGGAGGGGCTGCTCGTCGGCGGATCCTCGGGCCTCGCCGTCGCGTCCGGCCTGAAGGCCGCCCGTGCGCTCGGACCGGATGACGTCATGGTGATCCTGCTGCCCGACGGCGGACGCGGCTACCTCGGCAAGGTGTTCAACGACCGCTGGATGCGCTCTTACGGCTTCCTGCCCGCCGAGGAGGAGAAGTCGGTGGCGGACCTCGTGGGCACCAAGGCGCCCGAGGTGGCCGGTCTCGTGCATGTGCACCCGAGCGACACGGTGCGCCACGTGATCGACAAGATGCGCCGCTTCGACATCTCCCAGATGCCGGTGCTGTCGGCGGAGCCGCCCGTCGTGATGGGCGAGGTGGTGGGCTCGATCGACGAGAAGAGCCTCATCGACGCCGTGTTCTCGGGCCGTGCGCAGCTCACCGACGCACTCGCCGAGTTCGTGCGTCCCGCGCTGCCGCTCATCGGCATGAACGACTCCATCACCGCCGCGCGCGAGGCGCTCACCGCCTCGGATGCGCTGCTCGTCACCGCCGACGGCAAGCCCGCCGCCGTCGTCACCCGGCACGATCTGCTCGCCTTCCTGAGCGAGTAG